ACAAGATTCCGGAGACaataggggcggaaatccagcttgTACAAACAATGAAATATGGCCCTGTACCTCGTATGCActtgcccggcctcctcaaacctcagacgaagataccttggtaaggttttctcgAACGAAGAGTCTGCACATTCTCTGCCTTTGGAGAATGTTCTTAGTGTTACGATAGCCTGCGAACGTCGTACGTGAGAGGCCGATAAATAAGCGATctgcggggatagtacaatgagcctaacaaaggtctgagtgctaaCAGCTGCGGATCCtctcagtaaactaaactaactaactaggcgcggatgataaagagattGATTTCCTCAGTTCGCTTCCTCCGGAAGCTTCGATACTACACCTGCTTGGAAGGGGGGCCAAATTTTCAGAGAAGTCCTTAGCTCGAGTTTTTGTCTTTTGGCCCATTCACCAGTCACGCTCCTGATATTATCTTTGAAGCAATTCAATTTTGTAGGGGTAATGGGATCTTCCGCGGTTTCCTCCACAGGCCACAACACCACAGCGTCTGAATATGCGTTCTTCACCATCATCATTAGAGAACACATGTAATCGAAatttcttttgatatttttaagtCGAATCTAGGCTTCTGCATTGGTGAAGGTTATTTAATCGAATCATTTTCATCCTGTAATGCCACCTAGCATAAACGGTTTCTTTGGGGGGATTATTGCTATTAGACGTAGGCCATGATCTTGTAAACTATGTTTATTTATGTACGAGTATATTATTCCATCCATTTTCAGTGACAAGAGAAAAGATTTGCAGCAAAAATTGCCCTTGTTGCTCCCAATGGAAACTTCTGTGAAAGGTTagttaaaaaataaacaaaggaGAGAAATAGCGGAAATAAGAGAAAATAATTTGCCAGGAACAAGGAAAGTTTGAATTGCGGTACCAATGCTGCTAGCACTTCAACCAATAATCGTAGTATTTCATGCTGATAGGTTTCATTTGTTACActtcttcttttatttatttttattaaagttAAAGGAGGCAATTGGAGAAATTCTTGTTGTGAGGTAGGGTGCGGGAGGAGTTCTAACATAATCTTTTACTCCAAACACCACTCATTATGTTCAGTGAAAACCACTCCACCTCTTCCTTTTCCTCCTTTTGCATTCATCCTAGGACTCTTACCAAATAGAATTTATGCCAAAAAGGCTATAAtaattgacggtttcgtccaggcaaGAATTTATCACGTGCGTCTACGTTTGGCATATACTAAAATTATGAGaactacaattttttcacctttttaaggttttgcaaacaaaaccttattaaaagcggttcaatgtctgtctgtctgtatgttacacgcacttttcgcagaagcggctatatcgattggcacgaaatggtgagaaggtggaaactggaaactgtgaacacccagaggtgaagtgagtgatatccttctacgggggtctccatacatgcaaaacgggggcgtccaaatttttttcaccgcatatagtcatgttgggtatcaaatggaaagtctcgattagtacttttcgaagccggtcttagttttgagatttgttagaaaggcggggagtgggagggatagaaagtgatgatttctttaagcgacccattctcagaaactattcaaccgcaaaatctgaaaaaaattgcaaaactgcctctatatggtgtccaggccttaaaatactctgaatatcgatatctgttcaaatcaagttaataatgtagtatgttaccatatttttaaggaaattgagtaaaaccccatTTAAGTTTATccaagagttataaaagttggtagtagtatataatatagtatgaagcatattaccttcaagtttgttcaaaatcacactattactaacaaagttgcagtagctcaaagttgactttaccgtgaaaatttactgcaactaaatatcaatatcacactaaagtgagcagTCTGACTGAGataattttccattaaaatatactcacagaagaaacaaacaaaacctttcatacctgaagcgcccagcttccggtttcccaacttgtttatgtTGATTGCATTTTCTGTAACTCGTTCCTTAAACTAATTAAGAATTAATATATTTACGAAGAAATGAAATGTTCGGTGCTCGCATTAAACTGCAGccaatttttagaaaatatctTTAAAATCCCCCAATCTTGCTCTCttggaaaatcaaataaagaaaaagcTCACCACGGAGAAACTCTTGATACTATGACCAAATCAACGTAGTTATGATCATCTCCGAACTAATCTAACAATCTCAAACCAACGTCACTTCACTCTCTCTACAGAATCCTCATGGTTGAGTGAAAATTATTCGCAAAGCATCTCACTCAAATTCCGGTCCATGCACTCACAGCATCCAACCTTACGCCCATTTCCACTCACCGTAAAAGTCGGGAAGATGAATGAGCTTCAGAGTCGGATCGCGGATGCTTTATGGATGCTGCGCGCTAGCGAACATGTTGCTGGACCACCTGAGCCAGCACCCGCGATGTACCCAGTCGAATGTTGCCTGCGCTTCTTGCAGACAAGAAGACTGAACACATGCTGCCAGTTGCAATCTGAACTCCACTGATGAGGGATGTGCGTTGAGGCGTTGTGCTGATGTGCGTGTGCGTATGAATGAACGTCGAGCGCGAATCGCTGTTCTGAGGGTTCCGTGGTTCCATGGCCATCGGCTGGTAGACTTCTTGCCGCCAAGCTTGTTGCAGTCAAGTGGCGGTGGTCCAGCAGAGCTCGGATGCCAGTATCTTAGCGTTGAAATTGAAGGTGTTGTGGGTGTCTCTGGCTGAGTGTGCGAAATTTGCCGGCAGCTCTTGCCTTTTCGTGAAGGAAAAGTGCAACAGGAAACGGAAAAGCCGCAAACAAAATAGAGTGACGAATCTTTAGTGAGAAGTCGGGGACAAGAGACCGCGGTTGTGAAGGCGAGTCCCGCGGTCTTAGCCACGGCTGGCAACGAGTGTCCTTCCTATCCCTATCCGACACTTTCCCGGTGTATCCGCGAGAAGAAGTGAAAATTGTTTGAAGATGCTCTGATGTGCTCCTTGTGATTTTCCACTGAAAATTGAGAGAAGTGCTTCGAAATTAGTTGGTTAAGGTGTCCTGAATATTCTGTTATGAAAATGCAATCCAAAATGAAGGTGTCGTGGGTATTCATGATGTTACTGATTGTCGCGGTTTTCACCGTCCGCGTCTCCCTCGCTTCGGATCCTTACCTCAAGATGTTCTCCTCGCAAGCCCAGTCCGATCCGTGTTACGATGACGAAAAGGCGCGAAAATGCATTCCAGATTTCGTGAACGCAGCATTTGGGACCCCAGTCCAGGTTTCCAGTACTTGCGGTCAGAAAGGACCTGAGAAGTACTGCGAGCTCCCAGACAATGATGGGGCTGTGGATAGCAACGAAAGCGAAGGACCACTATGCCACCTCTGCGACGATACGAATCCGAAAAAGCGATTCCCAGCCTCTGCTCTAACGGATTTGAATAATCCGAACAATGTAACCTGCTGGCGATCGGAACCCATTGTCCCACCAACGAATATTAATTCGCCTCCTGACAATGTTACCTTGACATTATCCTTTGGAAAGAAATACGAACTTACATATGTGAACCTTCTGTTCTGTCCCCGCTCCATCAAACCGGACTCGATTGCAATATACAAAAGCGCTGACTACGGGAAGTCCTGGCAACCATTCCAATTCTACAGTTCGCAATGCAGAAGGGTATATGGGCGGCCGAATCGAGCGACTATCGGCAAAGCGAATGAGCAGGAAGCTCGTTGCACTGACTCCCACCGGCACGGGGATGGAACTCAAGGGACTCGAATTGCGTTTAGTACTCTTGAAGGTCGTCCTTCAGCCCACGATTTCGATTCATCGCCTGTCCTTCAGGACTGGGTTACAGCCACAGATGTTCGAGTCATCTTTCACCGTCTTCAGATGCCCCAAGACTCCTTGGAGGATCACTTTCTAACATCGCAACAGGCATTCGTCCCAAGCAGCAAGTATCACGATAGCCTGCTGGGAACTAATGTTATCGAAACCTATACTACGTCGACGGCAACCACGACGGCAGTAGGACAACATTACGCGGTTTCCGACTTTACCGTGGGCGGACGGTGCAAGTGCAACGGCCACGCGTCCCGATGTATTACCGGCAAGGATGGACTCCTGACGTGCGAGTGCAAACACAACACAGCAGGAAGGGATTGCGAGCGGTGCGAACCCTTTTACTTTGATCGACCATGGGGAAGGGCAACGGATCACGAGGCCAACGAGTGTAAATGTAAGTACTTTTGAGATGTTTGATTTGATTAAGGGAAATATGTATTTTGCTGGAAGGGTGGAATTAAGCCTGGATTCTACCAATCTTAATTCAAGGTCAGGATAGAATCGAAATTGAAAAAGGCAAAATGCAACTCTTACTCTACGTCAAATGGAAAGAGAGATTATTCAAGAAAAAAGTTAAATTAGATGCAAAATTGTCTCGTTAAAAGTAAGTGCTAACTaaagaaatccaaaaattaGGGGACGACTTTCGATCAGATTGGGATGATTTGCGAATTTATGGGACTCACGTCTCATTGGCAGTACTACCACTATGCGTGTTCCCGTAGAGACATTTATTTGCTTTGTTGATGTCCAGGCCGATCCGAATTtgtataatttgaaaaaattgctTCAACAATATATTTTGGAAAAGAATAAAcaggaacaagtcggaataccggaagctcgcgcttcgggtataaaggttttgtgttcatcttatgtgagaaacttcatcgcacatttttctgtccgtatatagctacaaatccaacataatccttcatatttttccaaactacgagacatacgtacatattacagccatagatatcacgctcaccctaaacaaacaaactgcctattaccgaatactgtacacatatatgcacgtatataaattgatcgtacccatatttccgatttacatcttatatctatttgaattaggcactacccgcaaagttcattagcacgcatatattatatacctacatacacacatgtctggctgacaaataactaaaaaactaaaagaaaataattctctgcgacccaattcataagaactcatttcgttgtggtattgacgaattgatatgtgatgatgacgtcatgcagattgtaaagtgcacgaaattcacaaaaaattctaaagtttcaccccctataactttgttaataattgttggattttcttcaaactttaccaaactgtgcattatgttcttcattatacgcatgccaaattttgtacttctgggctgaacataagggggggtgccgggtaaatttctaaaatgtggaaatatactattattaactttatttgtgcagatatcggaaccggatatattttga
The DNA window shown above is from Hermetia illucens chromosome 5, iHerIll2.2.curated.20191125, whole genome shotgun sequence and carries:
- the LOC119657755 gene encoding netrin-B isoform X2, producing the protein MKMQSKMKVSWVFMMLLIVAVFTVRVSLASDPYLKMFSSQAQSDPCYDDEKARKCIPDFVNAAFGTPVQVSSTCGQKGPEKYCELPDNDGAVDSNESEGPLCHLCDDTNPKKRFPASALTDLNNPNNVTCWRSEPIVPPTNINSPPDNVTLTLSFGKKYELTYVNLLFCPRSIKPDSIAIYKSADYGKSWQPFQFYSSQCRRVYGRPNRATIGKANEQEARCTDSHRHGDGTQGTRIAFSTLEGRPSAHDFDSSPVLQDWVTATDVRVIFHRLQMPQDSLEDHFLTSQQAFVPSSKYHDSLLGTNVIETYTTSTATTTAVGQHYAVSDFTVGGRCKCNGHASRCITGKDGLLTCECKHNTAGRDCERCEPFYFDRPWGRATDHEANECKSCNCNSHARQCRFNMELYKLSGRVSGGVCINCRHATTGRHCHYCKEGFYRDPTKPLNHRKVCKPCECHPVGSSGKTCNHTSGQCPCKDGVTGLTCNRCARGYQQSRSHIAPCIKIPRVISAIQPQNTAPEPNQNEPSSVYRPDGGRGKMRKMQGRHKKTKPKQVLQTGLRDNGKGNRTRYKLRNKQRKLHEKRQPRRDSSVHYQRSSHIQEEFDDEGYDERYAQARSSNMGDSAKRSRMSMS
- the LOC119657755 gene encoding netrin-B isoform X1, giving the protein MKMQSKMKVSWVFMMLLIVAVFTVRVSLASDPYLKMFSSQAQSDPCYDDEKARKCIPDFVNAAFGTPVQVSSTCGQKGPEKYCELPDNDGAVDSNESEGPLCHLCDDTNPKKRFPASALTDLNNPNNVTCWRSEPIVPPTNINSPPDNVTLTLSFGKKYELTYVNLLFCPRSIKPDSIAIYKSADYGKSWQPFQFYSSQCRRVYGRPNRATIGKANEQEARCTDSHRHGDGTQGTRIAFSTLEGRPSAHDFDSSPVLQDWVTATDVRVIFHRLQMPQDSLEDHFLTSQQAFVPSSKYHDSLLGTNVIETYTTSTATTTAVGQHYAVSDFTVGGRCKCNGHASRCITGKDGLLTCECKHNTAGRDCERCEPFYFDRPWGRATDHEANECKSCNCNSHARQCRFNMELYKLSGRVSGGVCINCRHATTGRHCHYCKEGFYRDPTKPLNHRKVCKPCECHPVGSSGKTCNHTSGQCPCKDGVTGLTCNRCARGYQQSRSHIAPCIKIPRVISAIQPQNTAPEPNQNEPSSVYRPDGGRECGKCKAGTKRLNLNKFCKRDYAIMAKVIGRDTSSETSSENYMKSGSQEETVRFTINVLAIFKKSSMMKGTTSAMLRRGPLTWEIPLKDLECRCPRIKMNKSYLILGKDSEAPPGSIGLGPRSIVIEWKDEWYRRLKRFQRRARSCE